One Actinomycetota bacterium genomic window carries:
- a CDS encoding type III pantothenate kinase has protein sequence MLLTIDVGNTQTVLGLFKKRELVGGWRVSTRRDTTSDEFAVSISDLFKLAGFTFKDITGVVVSSVVPSVTGALREMSTGILNMEPLFVDSETKTGIPILYDDPFEMGADRIANAVAGVEIYGSPLIVVDFGTATTFDAISKSGEYLGGAIAPGVEVSAEALFGRAARLSKVDLIHPTCAIGTNTRKSIQAGVMIGTGGLVDRVVERFEDEMGKVEHVVATGGLAALMAPECKRITAIDTLLTLTGLQRIYERNKEIPG, from the coding sequence TTGTTACTAACGATTGATGTTGGAAATACGCAAACGGTTCTAGGTCTCTTCAAGAAGAGGGAATTGGTGGGCGGTTGGCGCGTCTCCACGAGGCGCGATACGACCTCGGATGAGTTCGCGGTCTCGATCTCGGATCTCTTTAAGTTGGCCGGCTTTACGTTCAAGGACATTACGGGGGTAGTTGTCTCGTCGGTCGTTCCCTCGGTGACCGGTGCGTTGCGCGAGATGTCGACCGGCATCCTCAATATGGAGCCGCTCTTTGTCGATTCGGAGACGAAAACAGGCATACCCATACTATATGACGACCCCTTTGAGATGGGGGCCGACCGTATCGCCAACGCCGTCGCGGGAGTAGAGATCTATGGCAGCCCGCTTATCGTAGTCGATTTCGGGACAGCCACGACCTTCGACGCGATAAGCAAGAGCGGCGAGTATCTCGGCGGGGCTATCGCGCCCGGGGTAGAAGTCTCGGCCGAGGCCTTGTTTGGCAGGGCGGCGAGACTATCCAAGGTCGACCTGATCCATCCGACTTGCGCAATCGGCACGAACACCAGAAAGAGCATCCAGGCCGGGGTGATGATAGGAACCGGCGGCCTTGTCGACCGTGTCGTGGAGCGCTTCGAAGACGAGATGGGCAAGGTCGAGCATGTCGTAGCGACCGGCGGCCTGGCCGCGCTCATGGCGCCCGAGTGTAAACGTATTACCGCAATCGACACGTTGCTGACGCTCACCGGCCTTCAGCGCATCTATGAGCGCAACAAGGAAATCCCAGGCTAG
- a CDS encoding shikimate dehydrogenase, protein METFGFLIHPMDIEDVAKKYKIAKKISPRVIGSVLKRRKPFVISEITGIKSQTGKLAAGWFIVVPFLPNQFFDLEQEYVVEKIAKACEVGRKEGAKIVGLGAFTAIPGDGGREVAKISKVPITTGNTYTIATAIEGTLEAARKMEIDLAVSRLAVVGATGSIGSACAEILAGQVGGLTLIGRDERRLDKLAARLAGKVGSLEVSTSLTAISSADIIITVTGAADAIIKPEIIKAGAVVCDVARPRDVAELVVRARPDVLVIDGGVVEVPGHVEFNFNFGLPKRLALACMAETMILSLEGRYENYTLGKDISVDKIREINGFAEKHGFKLAGLRSFERKLTDAHIQKIKEKARFEMALAQ, encoded by the coding sequence ATGGAGACTTTTGGTTTTTTAATACATCCGATGGACATCGAAGACGTGGCAAAAAAATATAAGATAGCCAAGAAGATTTCGCCGCGCGTAATCGGGAGCGTCCTCAAAAGGCGCAAACCGTTTGTGATTTCGGAGATTACCGGCATAAAATCGCAAACCGGCAAGCTTGCCGCCGGCTGGTTCATAGTCGTCCCGTTCTTGCCCAACCAATTCTTCGACCTGGAACAAGAGTATGTCGTCGAAAAGATAGCCAAAGCCTGCGAAGTCGGGAGAAAAGAGGGGGCGAAAATCGTCGGGCTCGGCGCGTTTACCGCAATCCCCGGTGATGGCGGTAGAGAAGTGGCGAAAATCTCGAAGGTTCCCATTACGACGGGTAACACCTACACGATAGCGACGGCTATCGAAGGCACGCTCGAGGCGGCGCGGAAAATGGAGATAGATTTGGCCGTGTCTCGGCTGGCGGTTGTCGGAGCGACGGGCTCGATAGGGAGCGCATGCGCGGAGATACTCGCCGGGCAGGTCGGCGGCTTGACGCTTATCGGGCGGGATGAGAGGCGACTCGACAAACTCGCCGCGCGGCTTGCGGGCAAGGTCGGTTCGCTCGAGGTGAGCACATCGCTCACGGCGATAAGCTCGGCGGATATTATCATCACCGTAACGGGAGCAGCGGATGCGATAATCAAGCCTGAGATTATAAAAGCGGGAGCCGTCGTCTGCGATGTGGCTAGACCGCGCGACGTTGCCGAGCTGGTCGTCAGGGCGAGACCCGATGTTTTGGTAATCGACGGAGGCGTGGTCGAGGTGCCCGGGCATGTCGAGTTCAATTTCAATTTCGGCCTTCCTAAGCGGTTGGCGCTCGCGTGTATGGCCGAGACCATGATTCTCTCCCTGGAGGGGCGCTATGAGAACTATACGCTCGGTAAAGATATAAGCGTCGATAAAATCCGCGAGATAAACGGTTTTGCCGAGAAGCACGGCTTTAAGTTGGCGGGGTTGCGGAGTTTTGAGCGAAAACTTACCGATGCCCATATCCAAAAGATCAAGGAAAAAGCACGATTTGAGATGGCCCTAGCCCAATAG
- the nadC gene encoding carboxylating nicotinate-nucleotide diphosphorylase, translating to MWLPDKHLLEREIEIVVARALGEDLGEAGDVTSKATIGPGLKVRAEILVKSPGVIAGLAVAERTFAYLDDALEFKAFFDDGAQVEAGTRIAEVSGDALAVLAGERTALNFLQHLSGIATEVAKYVKALEGTGVDLLDTRKTTPGLRYLEKYAARTGGARNHRFGLYDQILIKDNHIGVTRDIEAAVRKARDAYPNLVVEVEAETLDEARAAVEARADIILLDNMDTTLLREAVGLIGDRALKEASGGITLANIADVAATGVDRISVGALTQAAKPLDISLEVVGYRR from the coding sequence ATATGGTTGCCGGATAAGCATCTGCTGGAGCGGGAGATCGAAATAGTGGTGGCGCGCGCGCTCGGGGAAGACCTTGGCGAGGCCGGGGATGTTACGTCAAAGGCGACTATCGGACCCGGGCTGAAGGTGCGCGCCGAGATCCTCGTCAAGAGTCCGGGAGTGATTGCCGGACTGGCCGTGGCGGAGCGGACTTTTGCCTATCTCGACGACGCGCTCGAGTTCAAGGCTTTCTTCGATGACGGGGCCCAAGTCGAGGCGGGCACCCGGATTGCCGAGGTGTCGGGGGACGCGCTGGCGGTGCTCGCGGGCGAGCGGACCGCGCTCAACTTTTTGCAGCACCTCTCCGGCATCGCGACCGAGGTCGCCAAGTACGTGAAAGCTCTTGAGGGGACCGGCGTCGACCTGTTGGACACACGAAAGACCACGCCGGGGTTGCGCTATCTCGAGAAGTATGCCGCCCGAACCGGCGGTGCGCGTAACCACCGATTCGGACTCTACGACCAGATACTCATCAAAGACAATCATATCGGGGTCACCCGTGACATCGAAGCGGCCGTGCGCAAGGCCCGCGACGCATACCCTAACCTTGTCGTCGAGGTCGAAGCGGAGACCTTAGACGAGGCGCGGGCGGCGGTCGAGGCGCGAGCCGATATCATTCTGCTCGACAACATGGACACGACACTCTTAAGGGAGGCGGTGGGGCTCATCGGAGACCGGGCGCTCAAGGAGGCCTCCGGCGGGATTACGCTCGCGAATATCGCCGATGTCGCCGCAACCGGCGTCGACCGCATCTCGGTCGGGGCGCTAACGCAGGCGGCGAAGCCGCTCGACATATCGCTCGAGGTCGTGGGGTATCGCCGCTAG
- a CDS encoding nitroreductase family protein yields MRIDKEAREDALSLEDAIFARRTVRKFQPKPATREMLEKVIEAGTAAPSPLNSQPWRFMVVAGEKRDELVKILRKFPAYLADILALYPGEAQYISEESITKFAQDLGGAPVVVIVYMGKRRSDYAHRIDLLACGAAIQNMQLTAWSLGLGSVCLTSTLWIESEIMVHLGLKDFELVAVLPMGYPEAEPAAVPRNPDVTTWIGL; encoded by the coding sequence ATGAGAATAGATAAAGAAGCAAGAGAAGATGCGCTCAGTCTCGAAGACGCTATATTCGCCAGAAGAACCGTCCGTAAGTTCCAGCCGAAGCCGGCAACCAGGGAGATGTTGGAGAAGGTCATAGAGGCGGGCACCGCGGCCCCCTCGCCTCTCAATAGTCAGCCGTGGCGCTTTATGGTCGTAGCCGGCGAAAAACGAGATGAACTCGTCAAAATCTTGAGGAAATTCCCGGCCTATCTGGCGGACATTCTCGCCCTTTACCCGGGAGAGGCGCAATATATTAGCGAGGAATCGATAACGAAGTTCGCGCAAGACCTGGGCGGAGCCCCCGTCGTAGTCATTGTCTATATGGGCAAGAGGAGGAGCGATTACGCGCACCGAATCGATTTGCTGGCATGTGGCGCCGCTATCCAGAACATGCAGCTTACGGCCTGGTCGCTGGGGCTTGGTTCGGTTTGCCTGACATCGACGCTTTGGATAGAGTCCGAAATCATGGTCCACTTGGGACTAAAAGATTTCGAGCTTGTGGCCGTCCTGCCGATGGGATATCCGGAGGCGGAACCCGCCGCCGTACCTCGCAATCCGGATGTTACAACATGGATAGGCTTGTAG
- a CDS encoding trypsin-like peptidase domain-containing protein has protein sequence MWKTAITSLVAAIVGGALVFGGITYVVPQRDAAVTGATTTTTAPDSGAKTSQRALSPAEVYERFNNGVVHVRSAFTGARTDFFGFPIVETQVAEGSGFIIDGTGLIVTNAHVVEGSNVKASRITVVLSDKSEVEAKLLGTDINTDLALLKIDPGKRELEVLELGDSSKLKVGDSVYAIGSPFGLEGTMTEGIISALNRTIDSPNGQFKIRNVVQTDAAVNPGNSGGPLIDATGKVIGVNSQIAARSGDFAGVAFAVPSNTVRDITAQLEDEGRASHPWVGISGIEINKEFADLMKLPVDRGVLIVRVFQGSPAAVAGIKGGDKRLITSQGEIIIGGDVVTKIDGVTIATMDELVGIVRDNKVGETIELEIYRGGKKESLSLKLGELPQSTSE, from the coding sequence ATGTGGAAAACAGCCATTACGAGCCTTGTCGCAGCTATTGTCGGCGGCGCGCTGGTCTTTGGGGGTATCACTTACGTTGTCCCGCAACGGGACGCTGCGGTTACCGGGGCGACGACCACTACGACCGCGCCCGACTCCGGGGCTAAAACGTCTCAGCGGGCCTTATCGCCGGCTGAGGTGTACGAGCGATTCAACAACGGTGTCGTCCATGTAAGGTCTGCCTTTACGGGAGCGCGAACCGACTTCTTCGGCTTTCCGATTGTCGAGACGCAGGTAGCCGAAGGTTCCGGCTTTATTATCGACGGCACAGGCCTCATCGTCACCAACGCCCATGTCGTCGAAGGCTCGAACGTGAAGGCGAGCCGAATTACCGTGGTCTTAAGTGACAAGTCCGAGGTCGAAGCTAAACTTTTAGGCACCGACATCAACACGGACCTCGCGCTTCTTAAGATAGACCCGGGTAAGCGCGAGTTGGAAGTCCTCGAGCTTGGCGACAGCTCGAAGCTGAAAGTCGGCGATTCGGTATATGCCATCGGCTCACCGTTCGGGCTTGAGGGGACGATGACCGAAGGGATTATCAGCGCCCTCAACCGGACCATCGACTCGCCGAACGGGCAGTTTAAAATCCGCAATGTCGTCCAGACCGATGCGGCGGTCAACCCGGGCAACAGCGGCGGGCCGCTGATAGACGCGACCGGAAAGGTAATCGGCGTCAATTCGCAGATTGCCGCGCGCTCGGGCGATTTCGCCGGTGTCGCGTTTGCGGTGCCCAGCAACACGGTCAGGGACATCACCGCGCAGCTCGAAGATGAAGGGAGAGCGAGCCATCCGTGGGTGGGCATAAGCGGTATCGAGATCAACAAAGAGTTCGCCGACCTCATGAAGCTACCCGTGGACCGGGGGGTTCTGATAGTACGGGTCTTCCAGGGAAGCCCCGCGGCGGTCGCCGGGATAAAAGGCGGCGACAAGCGCCTTATTACCAGCCAGGGTGAGATAATAATCGGCGGCGATGTCGTGACAAAGATCGATGGTGTGACGATCGCGACCATGGATGAGTTGGTCGGCATCGTCCGGGACAACAAGGTAGGCGAGACTATCGAACTCGAGATTTACAGGGGGGGCAAAAAGGAATCGCTCTCGCTTAAGCTCGGCGAGCTTCCGCAAAGCACGAGCGAGTGA
- a CDS encoding biotin transporter BioY produces MAKAALIAALTAATAIVAIPIGSVPVTLQVFFVLLAGLVLGPVYGALSMVVYILLGIVGLPVFAGGTAGIGVLVGPRGGYLFGFILAAIVVGAIGLGSRGESSIWRPAVAMGAGIVAIYVPGVAQLALVTGMSLTQAALAGAAPFIIFDVIKAVAATAVARKVGLADGKSTHR; encoded by the coding sequence ATGGCGAAAGCCGCGCTTATCGCGGCGCTTACCGCCGCGACGGCCATAGTCGCAATCCCTATCGGATCCGTCCCCGTCACCCTTCAAGTCTTTTTCGTGCTGCTCGCGGGCTTAGTGCTCGGACCGGTATACGGCGCGCTCAGCATGGTCGTCTATATCCTTCTTGGTATCGTCGGCTTGCCGGTCTTTGCCGGCGGGACGGCGGGAATCGGTGTGCTTGTCGGACCGAGAGGGGGGTATTTGTTCGGCTTCATCCTGGCGGCTATCGTAGTCGGCGCTATAGGCTTGGGCTCGCGAGGGGAAAGCTCCATATGGCGGCCGGCCGTTGCGATGGGCGCGGGCATCGTTGCCATTTACGTTCCCGGTGTCGCCCAGCTAGCTCTCGTGACCGGAATGTCGCTTACGCAGGCGGCTCTCGCCGGCGCCGCGCCGTTTATAATCTTTGACGTTATTAAAGCGGTCGCCGCGACGGCTGTAGCGAGGAAGGTCGGCCTCGCGGACGGTAAGTCGACCCACCGCTAA
- a CDS encoding transcriptional regulator, translating to MKLLRIGDKIVDRDRLSNIIGEILNRRAVGATQQEVAFSLGVERAFVSHLEGLGEVRRGNRIAVIGFPLANKEELESVAGKFAVDLVYFLSEKERKDYVLRRSGAEIFNELLELLASLKDFDVVVFLASDKRIAMLEKILDREVIGVPLGNSPIKKDKKVKPEVLCDLLESITDGRGPSLETSRKRKFGVFKKKP from the coding sequence ATGAAGCTGCTCAGAATCGGCGATAAAATAGTCGACCGCGACAGGCTTTCAAATATCATCGGCGAGATCCTAAATCGCCGTGCCGTCGGGGCGACCCAGCAGGAGGTCGCGTTCTCGCTCGGTGTCGAGAGGGCCTTCGTATCGCATCTCGAAGGCTTGGGGGAAGTTCGGCGGGGAAACCGTATCGCCGTCATCGGCTTTCCTTTAGCCAATAAAGAAGAGCTGGAGTCGGTCGCGGGGAAGTTCGCGGTCGACCTCGTCTATTTCTTGAGCGAAAAAGAGCGCAAGGACTATGTGCTGAGGCGGAGCGGCGCGGAGATATTCAATGAACTCCTCGAACTCTTGGCGAGTCTCAAAGATTTCGATGTGGTCGTCTTTCTGGCGTCGGATAAGCGCATCGCTATGCTCGAAAAAATCCTCGACCGCGAGGTAATCGGCGTCCCGCTGGGGAACTCTCCCATCAAAAAAGATAAGAAGGTAAAGCCCGAGGTCTTATGCGATCTGCTGGAAAGCATTACCGACGGGAGGGGGCCGAGCCTTGAAACGAGTCGTAAGCGCAAGTTTGGGGTCTTCAAAAAGAAACCATAG
- a CDS encoding biotin--[acetyl-CoA-carboxylase] ligase, which produces MVERTKEQAVIATLKERKDRYVSGQELAVGASVSRAAIWKQIEGLRTKGYVIEAAPRRGYRLVSSPDLLIPEELAALVRAETIGLRVVHREEVDSTNNLAKELAENGAPEGTVVIAEAQTAGRGRLERSWASPRGGIWLSVILRPPLAPLGTTRFTLLAAVAAAKAIETLDITPEIKWPNDVLIEGRKVCGILLELSAQADRIEHLVIGFGINANITKDAIPVETRERATSLAEVSGREIARAPFVATLFSMLEQEYRRLLAGDWEGVLSDWLRRCNMVNKHIVLDTHQGVEEGLFAGVDDFGAIRLRQADGEVRTFAAGDVTVKT; this is translated from the coding sequence GTGGTCGAGCGGACAAAGGAACAAGCGGTGATAGCGACGCTCAAGGAGCGTAAAGATCGCTATGTGTCCGGGCAAGAACTCGCTGTCGGCGCGTCGGTATCGCGGGCGGCTATCTGGAAGCAGATAGAGGGTCTGCGGACTAAAGGCTATGTGATAGAAGCGGCTCCAAGGCGCGGCTACCGGCTTGTCTCCTCTCCCGACCTTCTCATACCGGAGGAGTTGGCGGCACTCGTTAGAGCCGAGACCATAGGCCTTAGAGTCGTCCACCGCGAAGAGGTCGACTCCACGAACAATCTCGCCAAGGAATTAGCGGAAAACGGGGCTCCGGAGGGAACCGTCGTCATAGCCGAAGCGCAGACGGCCGGTCGGGGACGACTCGAGCGGAGCTGGGCCTCGCCGCGCGGCGGCATTTGGCTCTCGGTCATCTTACGCCCGCCGTTAGCGCCGCTCGGGACGACCCGCTTCACACTACTCGCCGCTGTCGCGGCCGCCAAGGCGATTGAAACCCTCGATATTACACCGGAGATAAAATGGCCGAACGATGTCTTGATAGAGGGCCGTAAAGTATGCGGGATACTGCTGGAGCTGAGCGCCCAAGCGGACCGCATCGAGCACCTCGTCATAGGGTTCGGCATCAACGCCAATATCACGAAGGATGCTATCCCGGTTGAAACGCGAGAGCGCGCGACGAGCCTTGCCGAGGTGTCGGGCCGGGAGATAGCGCGGGCGCCCTTTGTCGCGACGCTCTTCTCGATGCTTGAGCAAGAATATCGCCGATTGCTCGCCGGGGACTGGGAGGGAGTCCTCTCCGATTGGCTGCGGCGCTGCAATATGGTAAATAAGCATATCGTTCTCGACACGCATCAAGGGGTAGAAGAAGGTCTTTTCGCGGGCGTCGACGATTTCGGCGCCATACGTCTACGTCAGGCGGATGGCGAGGTCCGGACCTTTGCCGCCGGTGATGTCACAGTCAAAACATAG
- a CDS encoding DedA family protein yields MELNEAQILDFLIRYFDMYGYYIVFLFLLMENLFVIGLVVPGETVLLLASFVAAQGNLNIYYVIITAAVAAILGNITGYVIGRKGGRPFIKRYGGRLVSPEKIDAAEEYFAIHGPKTVFIGRFAAGVRVFVPLIAGASKMNFGKFLIYTIAAVVSWTVGIGLLGFFFGQNWRLLSKLVGNFSLIVLAVVIALSALYIIRRRRGRADKGTSGDSDAQGA; encoded by the coding sequence GTGGAGTTGAACGAAGCTCAGATACTGGATTTTCTAATCCGCTATTTCGATATGTACGGGTATTATATTGTCTTCCTGTTTCTCTTGATGGAGAACCTCTTCGTAATTGGCCTGGTGGTCCCGGGGGAGACGGTCTTGCTTTTGGCGTCGTTCGTCGCCGCACAAGGGAATCTCAATATCTACTACGTCATCATCACAGCCGCCGTAGCCGCGATTCTCGGCAATATCACGGGATACGTAATCGGCCGGAAAGGCGGCCGCCCGTTTATCAAGCGGTATGGCGGACGCTTGGTATCGCCCGAAAAGATCGACGCGGCCGAGGAGTATTTCGCGATTCACGGCCCAAAAACGGTCTTTATCGGAAGGTTTGCGGCCGGGGTCAGGGTCTTTGTGCCGCTCATCGCCGGCGCCTCGAAGATGAATTTCGGGAAGTTTCTCATCTATACCATAGCCGCCGTCGTCTCGTGGACGGTCGGAATCGGTTTACTGGGGTTCTTTTTCGGTCAGAATTGGCGGCTGCTCAGCAAGCTCGTCGGTAACTTCAGTCTAATTGTTCTAGCGGTGGTAATCGCCTTGAGCGCGCTGTATATCATAAGGAGGAGACGTGGTCGAGCGGACAAAGGAACAAGCGGTGATAGCGACGCTCAAGGAGCGTAA
- the nadB gene encoding L-aspartate oxidase, with the protein MIPRYLVNYDTDNIEKVFTDAVVVGSGIAGLTAALEISKQFDVAVVTKSELKETATWYAQGGVATAVSREDSPKLHFRDTLEAGAGLCDREAVSVLVGEGPDRIGDLISMGAQFDWRGDRIGLSREGGHSLARVLHSGDSTGSEIEATLIRTANAWQSIRVFEHRFSVDLLVDKGRCVGVLTFDEPTGSMVAHFAKAVILATGGAGQLYSVTTNPTISTGDGIAMAYRAGAVLADMEFIQFHPTALDRDAMPRFLITEALRGEGAYLRDCDGERFMVGRHPLAELAPRDVVTREMVRVMECCHDKPVYLDATHISQSILRERFPNIWSRCREVGIDISKDLIPVRPAAHYTVGGVKTDLNGETNLAGLYATGETSCTGVHGANRLASNSLLEGLVFSKRISTAVMRELAAEEDQPVEEIRFRYSADKPVSDVDIAAERSRLQKLMTDYAGVVRNEEGLLFALSEVNRKDDILKAGFTEPAGFEFQNMLCIAGLLIKSALTRKESRGVHYREDYPEPSDRWLIHLENRYAEDMVAG; encoded by the coding sequence ATGATTCCCAGATATTTAGTAAATTACGATACGGACAATATCGAAAAGGTCTTCACCGACGCGGTGGTTGTCGGAAGCGGCATCGCGGGCTTGACCGCCGCGCTCGAAATTTCGAAACAGTTCGATGTGGCGGTCGTCACCAAAAGCGAACTCAAAGAGACGGCCACCTGGTATGCCCAAGGCGGCGTCGCGACCGCAGTCAGCCGGGAAGACTCTCCGAAACTCCACTTCAGGGATACGCTCGAGGCCGGCGCCGGTCTCTGTGACCGGGAGGCCGTAAGCGTTCTGGTGGGCGAAGGTCCCGACCGCATCGGCGACCTGATTAGCATGGGCGCGCAGTTTGACTGGCGGGGCGACCGCATCGGCCTCTCCAGGGAGGGGGGGCACTCGCTGGCGCGGGTACTCCATTCGGGCGACTCGACCGGCAGCGAGATCGAGGCCACCCTGATTCGAACCGCTAACGCCTGGCAGAGCATCCGGGTCTTCGAGCACAGGTTCTCGGTAGACCTGCTGGTGGATAAAGGGCGCTGCGTCGGAGTGCTTACCTTCGATGAGCCCACGGGAAGCATGGTCGCCCATTTCGCCAAAGCCGTGATTTTGGCGACGGGCGGAGCGGGGCAGTTGTATTCGGTGACGACCAACCCGACGATATCGACCGGCGACGGCATAGCGATGGCTTACCGCGCGGGAGCGGTCCTCGCCGATATGGAGTTCATCCAGTTCCACCCGACCGCGCTCGACCGTGACGCGATGCCGAGGTTCCTCATAACCGAGGCTTTGCGCGGCGAGGGGGCTTATCTTAGAGATTGCGACGGCGAGCGCTTTATGGTCGGCAGGCACCCGCTCGCCGAGCTGGCGCCGCGAGACGTCGTGACCAGAGAGATGGTCCGGGTGATGGAGTGTTGTCACGATAAACCGGTCTATCTCGACGCCACCCATATATCGCAATCGATACTGCGGGAGCGCTTCCCCAATATCTGGAGCCGTTGCCGGGAGGTAGGCATAGATATTTCGAAGGATTTGATACCGGTGAGGCCCGCGGCGCATTATACGGTGGGCGGGGTCAAAACCGACCTCAATGGCGAGACCAACCTTGCGGGTCTCTATGCCACCGGCGAGACCTCCTGCACCGGCGTGCACGGCGCAAACCGGCTCGCGAGCAACTCGCTGCTGGAGGGGTTGGTCTTTAGTAAGCGCATCTCGACGGCGGTCATGAGAGAACTCGCGGCCGAAGAGGACCAGCCGGTCGAAGAGATAAGGTTCCGATATAGCGCGGACAAACCCGTTAGCGATGTCGATATCGCCGCGGAGCGGAGTCGGCTCCAGAAGCTGATGACCGATTACGCCGGGGTCGTCCGCAACGAAGAAGGCCTCTTGTTCGCGCTATCCGAGGTCAACAGGAAAGACGATATCCTTAAGGCCGGTTTTACGGAGCCGGCCGGTTTCGAATTCCAAAATATGTTGTGTATCGCGGGTTTGCTGATAAAATCGGCGCTCACGCGTAAGGAATCGCGCGGGGTCCATTACCGGGAAGATTACCCGGAGCCGAGTGACCGTTGGCTGATACATCTTGAAAATCGTTACGCGGAGGATATGGTTGCCGGATAA
- a CDS encoding quinate 5-dehydrogenase, whose amino-acid sequence MKRVVSASLGSSKRNHRVELELLGERMTIERLGTDGDMKKTMEVLRELDGKVDAIGLGGIDLYLVADGRRYAIRDAQKLKNVVKETPVVDGSGLKDTLERETVRYLVEDAGLSFSDKTVLMVSAVDRFGMAQAIDLQGSRMIFGDLIFGLNIPLPIRTMDNFTRIAKIVLPIVTRMPFKLLYPTGSKQEQESNEKYARFYEEADIIAGDYLFIRKYMPANLKGKWILTNTTTADDVADLKRRGVELLITTTPVFEGRSFGTNVLEAAFLALLGKEWEEVEAQDYLELLKRLDFKPRIERLN is encoded by the coding sequence TTGAAACGAGTCGTAAGCGCAAGTTTGGGGTCTTCAAAAAGAAACCATAGAGTTGAACTAGAGCTTCTTGGTGAACGAATGACAATCGAGCGCCTCGGGACCGATGGGGACATGAAAAAGACCATGGAGGTTCTGCGTGAACTCGACGGCAAGGTCGATGCGATAGGCCTCGGCGGCATCGATTTGTACCTCGTTGCCGATGGCCGGCGTTATGCCATACGCGATGCGCAAAAACTCAAGAATGTCGTCAAGGAGACTCCGGTCGTCGACGGAAGTGGGCTTAAAGACACTTTGGAGCGCGAGACGGTCCGTTATCTGGTCGAGGACGCCGGGCTGTCTTTTTCCGATAAGACGGTCTTGATGGTCAGCGCGGTCGACCGTTTTGGGATGGCCCAAGCAATCGACCTACAGGGTTCGAGGATGATATTCGGCGATTTGATATTCGGCCTGAACATACCGCTTCCTATCCGGACGATGGACAATTTTACGAGAATCGCAAAGATAGTATTGCCGATCGTCACCAGAATGCCCTTTAAGTTGTTGTATCCGACGGGAAGCAAGCAAGAGCAGGAGTCGAACGAGAAGTATGCGCGCTTTTACGAGGAAGCGGATATCATAGCCGGCGACTATTTGTTTATAAGAAAATATATGCCCGCGAATCTTAAGGGTAAATGGATATTGACCAACACGACCACCGCGGACGATGTCGCGGACTTGAAGCGGCGCGGAGTCGAGCTGCTAATTACGACCACGCCGGTCTTTGAGGGCCGCTCGTTCGGGACGAATGTGCTGGAGGCGGCCTTCTTGGCGCTTTTGGGTAAAGAGTGGGAAGAGGTCGAAGCACAGGATTATTTAGAGCTTCTTAAGAGGCTCGATTTCAAACCGAGAATCGAACGACTGAACTGA